The Novosphingobium sp. Gsoil 351 genome contains the following window.
GGCCGATCAAAATGAACGGCAAACTGAATGTGATGTGATGAGTGTTAGAGCCGAACGAGAATAGTATGCGGTATAATCCCCAGCACAATCTCGTTTGCCTCCGCTGACTCACTACAAGGAAAAGGCTTTCTCCCCTCGGGTAGAAGGCCTTTTTCTGTATCACGCGCATCGGCTTAGCCGGTCCAAGCGTACACGTCGCGGCTCTATCGGAGCTCAGTATGGGGCCATTCGACGGGCCTGCCCAAGCCAATGGCTGCTTATGTAATTTCGAGACCCAAGACCGGATAGGCCGGACTCGTGAAGAGTTTCGGGCGCCGGTAGGCGTACGAAAGTCCCCGAGGGACGAACCCGCGGGCCCCATGCGCTGGTCTATGGGTAAAACGGTTCTTGGCCGGTCGGCGCTGGTGCGACGGCAGCTTCTATGCGCTGCGCGATGGCGTGCGGACTGACGGCTTCGATGCCTGACCCGGTCGTCGATCGGGGTGAGTGAGGAGATCGATGCCGTGAGCCTGGCCATGTCGGGGGAGAGTGGTGCGAACGCGGTCGGGTCCCGAAGCGAGGCTGCGCGGGACGGCTGCGATGATGCGTGGCGGATCACGCTGCGGCCCTTTCCGGTGACGGCGGCGCGCGCGGGAGGCGCCAGCGCTCGAAGATCTCGATGACGATCATGCGCCCGCCGCAGCAGGGGGCAGGGCGGACGAACATCGACCGGTTCGTCGGGGGTGTCGTCGTTGGCGGGCGGAGCGACGGCCAGCAGCTGGCGCGCGAGGGCGATGCTGTCCTTGCGGGCGAGATCCGGCCGATCGACCGTGTGAGTGAAGAAGAACCGCAGCGCTGCAATCTTCGCGTTCATGGTCGTCCCGGTGACGCCGGTCTCGCGTTGCTCGAGCTGGTAGCGTCGCAGGTCTTCCGCACTCGCCGTATCCGGAGGACGGCCCAGAAACGTGGTGGAGCGCGCTATATCGCGAATGTAGTTGCGCTGCGTCGCGGCCGTGAACCGCCGCATGTCCATGTCTTCGATCAGCCGTCGGCGCAGCGGGCTCATCGGGGTCGGGGGAAGAGGAATGGTCGGGGTCATCGTCGGGCTCCTTGGTTGAAGGAGCCACCGCGGTCTGCCTCGCCCAGACGACACTCAACCCAGTCGCGACATCCGCGCGATCACTCTACCTCACCGCACGCACCCCTCCCGCGCAGCGGGTCGTCTAATCGCTCCGCCGTCAAGGGGGCTGGTGCAAAGCTGGTCTCCTCTTGGCCGAAAGCTCGTTCGTTTGCCGGGTACAGGGTCGTCTACGCGGTCGACGCAAGAGCGGACGCTGCAGGATGAGTTACGCAGGGGAGATCTTCCTATGTTCGTGACGCAATCTGCTCACTGAGGCAGTTGCTTCCCGCTTCGCGGAATGATCCCGTCCGCGTCCCGGCAGGGACGGCTCGGAGCGTCCTGCAAGGACGCTATCGGTCAATACTCAAGATGAGGCGTGGTCGCAGAAGGCATCTACCGGATCAGCTTGTGGCGACCGCCCCGCTCGCGGATCGAACAACTCGCCCGTCTTCAGCATCGAGTGCATGACTACTGCAAGCTTGCGCGCGAGTGCTACGGCCGCGCGTTTGAAGCCAAGTCGTTCCTTCAGTTCCAGCGCCCAGGTGCGCAAGCTGCTGGTATCCCTCGTCCGGTTCAAGATGACCGCGGCTGCTTCGAAGAGGAGGTGTCGCATCTGGTTGTCGCCACGCCGTGAGATGTGTCCTTCATAGTCGACCTCGCCCGACTGGTAACGCCTGGGCGTCAGCCCGATCCATGCGCCCACAGATCGCGAGTTCTTGAAGTTCGCGGGATCCTCGACCGCCGCGACGAAAGCCGTGGCGGTGACGGTTCCGACGCCGGGCACCGACATCAGCTGCCGGCAGCGCTGATCTTCGCGCGCCAACGCGACCAAATGGCTGTTCAACTCTGCGGCCCGGACCCGAATGTCTCGCCAGGCCTGAAGCATCGGCAGAACGATGTGCGCCAACTTCTCCTCATCCTCGAGAAGGGTGCGGACATTGCGTTCGAACACACTGCCCGCGCCCTTGGGCACGACGAGGCCGAACGTCTTCATTACTCCGCGAATCTGGTTCGATATCTGCATCCGCATCTTGAGAAGCTGCCGCCGCACATTGACCAGCGTGCGGATCAGCATGCTGTCGAAGCCCTTCACGCGGACTTCGCGGTAGAAGCCGGCTTCAGCCAGATGCGCCAGGCCGTCAGCGTCGTTCGCGTCGGTCTTGTTCGGCGCCATGTCGAGCGCGGCCTTGGCGTGTCGCGCGTCGATGCACCCCGCCGGAATGCCCTCCGTTGTCAGCGTATGGTAGAACCACACCGACAGCGGCCCCGTCTCGAACACCACTCGGTGTACATGCGGGGCACGCTTGCGGATCACCTCAGCGAGTAGGTGAGGATCGGAGGCGCACTTGCCGCGCCAGATCCTTCTTCCATCCTGACGGATCGCGATGGCCGTCTCTTTCATGGAAACGTCGAGACCGATATACTGCTCCATGGCTGTCCTCCATTCGATGCTTGGGCCCGGTCACCATCGTGAGCCCGCACTGCATCCTATCGGGGGACAGCCAACCGGCAGCGTCCAAACATCACCACCGAGGTCTACATGACCGTCGCTCCCGCGATTACGTCATGTTCGTCCAACGGCCCCGTTGCAATCGCACTCCACCTTGCCAACAAACGTCCGGTTTCGACGTGCGGCCGCGGTGCCGCGAGCGGAGGCTATGTCGGAGGCTGCTGACCGAGAAATTGGCTCGCCCGCGTGTCAGTTTTACTACACTTTCTGGGTCAAACCTGGCAGCCATAAGACCGCCCGGTCCCGAACGTAAAAACTCTTGCCGACCGCAGCTCTGAAACAGCTTCACTTTGCGCGGCTGCCGCCTCCACTCTACGCCTCTGAGGACGGCCGATCGGCCGTGAGGCCAAGTATCGGATACAGCGGACGGTGGCGGTATCGGGTTCTAAGGACAGCTCAAGCCAAGGCTCTCATTCCAACTCCTTGGATTCAGCTTTGAGTCCCGAATGCCGTGAGTTGCTCTATGGCCGGACATGCGCATCAAGAACCTTCAGGGCTGTCTCCAGAGTTTCTCTCTCGGCCACCCCGCCGAGCGAGATCCGCAAGGCTTGCTCACGGCAAGGTCCAACGGTGAAGCGATCCGAAGGAATGGCGCCTATCCCCTCCATGGATAGTCTCTGTGACAGGTCCGCTGCCGCTACTCCACCCGGGAGCTTTAGCCAGAGATGAAAACCTTGCGGGTCGCAGGCATATTCATTGCCGCAAAGCACATCGCTCGCGAGCTTGGACCGCCAGCTGGCCTCGGACCGGACAGCTGAGACGAGTCGATCAAAAGATCCATCGCGAAGCCAGGTCGTTACGACCGCAGCGTTGAGGGGCGGAGCCATGACCGACGTCTCATGAACGTCGGCGGCCAGCTGGAGGGCCTGGGCGGCGCTCGGCACCCTGACGAACGCGACGCGCAGTGCAGGGGATATGGTTTTAGAGGTGCTCAGCACATACCAGCCTAGCTCCGGCGCGAGTTTGCTCAGCGGCGGCAGCGGTTTGCCGGACAGCAAACCGTAGGCATCATCCTCGATAATCTGAATGCCATGGAGCCTGGCAGACCGCGTCAAGTCCTCGCGCTGTTCTGTGGAGAGCGTAAGCGTAGTCGGGTTGTCGTTCGTCGGAACGACGTAAAGCGCACTGATCGGCCCGTCTTGGCAAGCACGCGTGAGGGCATCGCCGGTCATTTCAGGGAGCGGAACCAGTTCCACACTCATCCGCTGAGCGATTGCAAGGAACCCGGGGTATACAAACCGACCGCAGGCGATGCGGTCTCCCGGCTTGGCAATCACGCTCATGATTGCGTGCAGGGCATTCTGCCCCCTGACGTCACCACTGTCTGGGCAAGTTTGCATTGCAGGCCCAGGCGGCCCAAAAGAACCGCGCCCGCCCGGCGAGGCTCCTGCCCGCCCCCGGCGTTCTGGTACTGCAACTCGGACATCCCGGCGGTTCCAAGAACAGTGTGAAGAGCATTGGAGAACGCCCTCTGCAGAACGGCACCAGGTGGCACGGGCGGAGTATTCATGCCGTTGTCGACCTGCAGTGCTGCGGAAATAGACGCCTTCGCCGCATCGCGAACAAAGCTGCCTTGGCGCCCCTTGCCAACTATCAGCCCACGGTGACGTGCAATCTCGTAGCCACGCGTAACAGTCGTCAAATCGATGCCAAGCGCAGCCGCGAGTTCTCGCTGCGGCGGAATACGATCTCCGGCCGCCAGGTCACCACGCCTGATGGCTTCTGTGAGCGCATCCGCGACAGCCTGATATTTGGGTCCGGGTGAACCAGTCAGGTCAGGAGTCCAGCTTGGCAATTCTCTTCGCCTCCTCTCGCTGATGCAGTTCCGCCCAAAGCTTCTCCGTTCCCGCCTCGACTGACCGGTTTACGAACTGGGACGCGACCAGCCAGCCCTTTATCGGCTGCAGGGGCAGAACAGTCCCAATGGCAAGGAGCGGAAACGAGGTCAGCAGGTGCACCCAGAACGGCGGATCGTAGGTAAACTGTAGCCAAACTACAAAAAGATTAGCGGGAACGCCACAATGCACAGCGAGAAAAACGCTGGGCCATCGTCAGGAGCGGCGAAACGGTAGTCGAGACCACACGCCTTGCATTGTTCGGAAAGCTGCAGCCATTTGCTGAACATTCGACCCTCACCGCAACGTGGGCACAATCCCTTCCAGCCGCTGTGGAGGATCCAATTGAGGCCCTCGCGACCATGCAGTTCCACGGTGAACTCCTTATCCATACAAACTGCCAGTGATCACCATACATCAAACCGAACAAATAGTATAGGATCGTTTGTATCCTTCTGATAATAAGGGAGAATCACATGATTGAGGTCGAGAATGGTAGTAAGCTACCATACAATGATACCTACAAGCACCGCAGCCAACCCCTGTCGATACGGCAAGGCGAAACGCACACCGCTATGCTTGCGAAGCCTCCAGCAGGTCCGCAGATCAAGAACGACAGGCGGCCGCCTTCTGCTTGAAATACGGGAACGGACGGGTTCGCCGCCGCTGACACCAAGGCTGCTTCGGAAATAATGGCTATCCAGCGAATGGCCGCCGTCGTTGCGACCGAGCTGAAGGATCGGTGATGCGAGACCGACCGCGGCGTTTCGCGAACTCCGGACGGTCTCGTAGGCACTGGTCAAATTGCGACGCAACCAAGGGGGCCTGACAGCAATGTGGAGCCTGCCAGGCTTTGACGCTACGCCCCGCAATTAGTCCGGTTCCGGCCCCATCGCCGCCCTCGGCTTGGCATGAAAGTAGGGCAATTTGCCACGGGCTGATTTGAGGCTGGCAACGACCACTTTGTTGGCGGCTGCCGTCCTCACCGCAACTGACTGTCTTTGCTGCCCCGGCGGTTTATGAGGGAGTGGATCACCGCCTTATCGCGTAGCCCCTGGCATGCTACGCAGGTGCGCACGCCCGGCAATGCTTCTCGCCGACGAACAGGAATAGCCTCGCCACATTCTTCACAATGCTCGAGCCCCTCGCCAGCGGGCATCCGTGCACGAGCTCCGCGAACGGCGTCGTTCACGGTGTCATCAATCTGATCCTGAACTGCACCGTCGCGTGACCATCCACCGGCCATATCAGCGTCCTCACGTCTTCTTAAGTGGAACGTGGGAATACAAGGAGCACGGTTCAATGCTTGGCCGCGACCGCCGAGAACGTACAACCGATCTGAAGCGAACCAAGGTCAGCTTACAGACCTCCGCAAAACTCCAACGGGCGGCAGCAATGTTGGCGGTAGCCGTCGTGCCTCAGCCGTGTCCGGGAACGGCAGCTATCCTTACGTTGGCGCTCCAAACCGGCCATTCCGAACTCGGCCCCGAAATCGCCGATGCGGACATGCACGGTCATTACTCAGGTCATGTCGGAAAGGGGTTCAGGTCCCGTCGCGCAAGCTAAGACCCCCGCCTCAAGCCGGGCGCATCGACCCGACTCAAATTCAGAACGAGGTGCTCCTCATGAGGACTCAGTCCTCTTCCGCAATCTTTACCCTAAGGCCGTCGAGCGCGTCGGTCATCTGAAGCTGGCAACTTAGCCGCGAGGTTTCGTCGCGGTGGTCGCTGCTGTCGAGGAGATCGTTCTCGTCCTCGCTCATCTGTCCGAGCTTGTCCGCAGAAGCGGGGTCGACGTGAATGTGGCAGGTCGCGCAACTGCAGCACCCGCCGCATAGCGCAAGAAGCTCGTCGAAGCCGTTGTCGCGGATGTTCTCCATCACCGACAGTCCGGCCGTGGCGTTCACTTCGCTCTCGACGCCTGCGCGATTGGTCACCAGCAGCTTCGGCATAATCGGACCCTCAGTGCCGGACAGGGTATTTCATCAAGCGGTCCCTCGATCACCCAGCGCCCGATCGATGTTGTCGAAAAGGATCTTGAGATCGGTCAGTCCGGAGCTCTTGGCGTGGATGCGCACAGTATCAACCAGGCGATGGATCTGGTGCGCTGTCGCATCATCGAGCTGACCGACCTCCTCCAGCCGTTTGATCAATGTCCCCACCAGCATGAGCGACAGCAGGGCGATGTGGTCGGTTTGGCTCTCAGGTTGCATCGTCAGCTCACCCATCGGAGTCGAATTCGCACGCATGTTAGTCGGTCTGGTCAGATAGGAAACCCGAGAAACTCGAGAGGGTGAATCTGGCTGTCAGCGTTGTACTGAGATGGCCGTCGCGATGTCGCGCACCCGGCGTGCCTGCTCGAGATGCAGAAGTTCGGTCATCCTCCCGTCGACGCTGATCGCCCCCTTTCCCGCGTTCTCGGGTAGCTCGAACGCCTCGATCACCGCTGCGGCCCAAGCAATCTCGTCGGCGCCGGGAGAAAAGACCTCGTTGCAGGCGGCAATCTGGGCGGGATGGATCAGCGTCTTGCCGTCAAACCCGAACTCGGCGCCCTGGCAGGCTTCGGCGCGAAACACCGCCTCGTCACGAAATTCATTGCAGACCCCGTCGAGCACGGCCAGGCCCCATGCGCGCGCCGCCTGAACCGTAGCGGACAGCGCGGCGTGGAACGGCGTGCGGGCGGGCGTCAGGCGCGCCCGCATCTCCTTGGCAAGGTCATTAGTGCCCATGACGAACGCCCGCAACTGCGTGTCGCTCGCGCGCGCCGCGATTGCCGGGAGCGCCGGGATGCAACGGCATGTTTCCACCATGGCCCAGAGCTGAATTTTGGGCTGCGCCGCCCGAAGCCTGTCAGCATAGGCGTCGAGGTCCTCCGGACAGTCGATCTTTGGCACCAGCACCGCATCGGCGCCTCCGGCCGCCGCCAGTGCGAGGTCTCCAGATCCCCACGGCGTGTCGATCCCGTTCACCCGCAGCACCAGCGCGCGGGGTCCGAAATCGCCTGCCTGGAGGACATCGGCTGCAGCAGCGCGCGCTTGATCCTTCATCTCCGGAGCGACCGCATCCTCGAGATCGACGATGACGACATCTACCGGAAGTGCCCGGGCCTTAATCAGTGCGTTGGCGCTCGAGGCGGGGACGTACAGCGCGCTCCGCCGCGGTCTGTAAGTGTTCATCGATGACACCCCCCGCTCAGCCACTCCAGTCATCTCGACCGGTCGGCTCTTCTATGTCCGTCGCGCAAGGGTTGTCACCATTGGTCCGTCGCGATGTTCCGGCGAAAACTGTCTCGCGTCGACCCAGGCCAGGGCGAGCCTGGTGCTCGGGCATAACGCGCCCCGGCTCTCTCGCACTTTCGGCAGAAGGCCGGGCTAGCTGGCCTGGACCGCAGCCTCGGCCGCCGCAAACCCGATCTTGGTGTGCTGGCCGTCGCAGAACGGCTTGGTGGTCGATGCGCCGCACCGGCACAGGAAGACACGGCTCTTGCCGGCGATGTCGTAGAGATTGCCGTCGCCGTCGCGCAGCTCGAGGTGGCTGAGATCGCCCGTAAGCAGATAGGGACCGTTCTTGGTTGCGACCAGTTCGAGTTCCATTGGTGCCTCCTCTCGCAATTGGTATGGAACGGTCGAGCGGATAAGCCGTTCCTGCTGGTGAAGTTGTAGCTCAAAGGCGCAACGGTGGATCGAGGAATTCGCCATGGTCGACACCGCATCCGAAAAGCTTAGTCCAGCAAACGCCGCTAAGCTGATCCTCGCTAGTCGCATCGAAGAGGCACCTGTCTACAACAAGGCCGGCGAACGTATCGGTCACATTGCAGACTTGTCCATTGATCGCGTAAGCGGCGAGGTCGCCTTCGCGATCATGTCGTTCGGTGGCTTCTTGGGGATCGGTCGACGCTTCCATCCGCTTCCCTGGTCGCTGCTGCACTTCGACGTCGAACGCGATGGCTACGTGGTTCCGGTCGAGCGCCAGGCGCTGGTCGACGCGCCGCACTACGATGCCGACGAGCTTCGCGCGCTCGGCGGGCCGAGCTACAAGGTCCACTACCAAGAGGTTGTCGGATACTACGGAATCCTTGGCGGGCCGATCATCTAGGCCTAGGATCGTCGCATCGTTGAGACGCCGACGATACTCCAGAAGGTTGGTTGTGTGGCAGTCGGGCGCCAATCCTCGATGCTCCGCGAGGGCAAGACGGCGGGCTCAAGCTGTTCGTTCGTGAGGTCAGCTGCGGTACGAACGGCGGCGATCGTTTGTTTTAGCCCGGAACCGTCCAGGCCGAAGCCGGCCCCTTCGCTGGCATTGGGCTAGGTGTCCTTCGTCGCGAGCAGCAGGTTGTCGCGCAGTTGAGCGACGGTCTGCTGAACCTTGCCAAAGTCGTCTCCGAGGCCGGTCGCTTCGATCAGTTCGGAGGCGCTGTGCTCGACCTGCTGTCGTAGCTTTCGGCCCGCAGTGGTCAGGTTGACCCGGACCTGGCGCTCGTCTGCCTGGTCGCGCCGACGCTCCACCAATCCGAGTTGCTCGAGCTTCTTGAGTATCGGGGTCAGCGTGTTGGACTCGAGGAACAACCTTTCACCAAGGTCGCCGACACGCTGATCGTCTTCCTCGCTCATCGCGACGAGGGTCACGTATTGGGTGTAGGTAAGTCCCAGCTTGTCGAGGATGGGCCGGTAGACTCTGCCGAACGCCAGGTTGGCGGAATACACCGCGAAGCAGAGGAATTCCTCGAGTTTGGCTGACTTAGTGGTGACTTTGCGAGCCATTGAATGCTCCAATCAATCTGCATTTCCTAGGGGACGTCCGATTGAATCGGAAGGCCGGACGGCGTCGCTGTGACGCCGCCCGGCTTCGATCGGCGGCTCAGGCGTAAGCAGGCTCGAGCACGTTCACTTCCACGTCGATGTTGTTGCGGGTCGCCTTCGAGTACGGGCAGATATCGTGGGCGATCTCCACCAGTTCGCGGGCCACCTCGATGTCGACGCCGGGCACCGTCACATCGAGCTTGGCCCGAAGGAAGAACGCGCCGTTCTCCATTAGTAGGTCGATGGTCGCATCGACCGAGGGGGCCTCGGGCAGACGGATCTTCTTTTGCGCGGCGGCCAAGCCGAGCGCGCCCATGAAGCAACCCGACCACGCCGCGCCGAAGAAGTTTTCGGCGGCAGGATGGGGGTCGGAAAACTGGAGGTCGAGGAAGCCGTCGGCGCTCCGCGTGGAGCCTTCGGGCCCGCCGACGTTGTGAGTGGTTCCGGAATAGACAGTCTTGGCAGTCATGGTCAGATCCCTTTCGATTGACGTTTCGTATCGCACACGATTGCATCGGATACGATGTAAATAGGCGAGTCGCGGAAACGAGTCAAGCGCGATTAACTCGCATGCGAGCAATATGTGCCGTCGCCTGTTCTGCTGCGCCGTGTTGGGTCGCAAGCGCGCGGCCGAAATTCGAGGTGGAATCCCGAAAGCTGCCGGAGCGAGACCGGCCCGAGAGCTGACTCGGCGACTTTCGCGAGCGCACTCAACGCTCGGAAGGGGGCCTTCGGCGACTATCGCACTGCTCCGGATTGGGGGTAACAAGCTGTACGAAATGAGGAGGGCAGTGCTTGTCAGACATAAGGTCGATCAGAGGACGCGCCGCGTTAGTGACGGGTGCCGCGAGTGGCATGGGAAGGGCCACAGCGGAGCTATTTGCTGAGGATGGAGCCAATGTGATCGTCACTGACCGAACCCTGGAGGATGCCCAACGGGTAGCCGACGCGATTTCGCAGCGCGGCGGCCCTGCACGCGCCTGGGCGCTGGACGTGGCCGATCCGCAGGCGATTACTGCGACCGTCCAGGAAGCGGCCAGCTTCTTCGGCGCGATCGACATCGTCGTTAACAACGCCGAAATCTCCGGCCTTCTGCCGATCGACGACCCAGATTACGACGACCATTTCCACCGGCTCATGACGGTGCTGCTCACCTCTCACCAGCGCGTGGTTCGAGCAGCGCTGCCGTATCTGCGTCGCTCTGATGCCGCTCGGATCGTCAACATCGCATCGACCGAGGCGCTTGGCGCAACTCGGCACGACAGTGCCTACGCGGCGGCGAAGGCCGGCGTCACCGGGCTCACCCGGGCAATGGCGGTTGATCTCGGGCCCGCAGGGATCACTGTAAGCTGCATCTGTCCGGGGCCGATCCTCACTGGGATGACCGAGGCAATATCGGCAGAGGACCGGGACGTCTTCGCCCGTCGCCGCACCGCATTAAGGCGCTATGGCCGTCCAGAGGAGGTCGCGCAGATCACGCTCAGCCTGTGCCTACCAAGTGCATCCTACATCACAGGCACGACTATCCCCGTAGACGGCGGATTGATGGCACGGAACGCCTAAGGGGTTTAAGCACGCGCTAGACTACCTGCCTGGACAGCGACGCAGGCTCTGGTTCCCACTCCATAGCTGGCATTAATGGACCGACCTGTGCCGAAGGGACTTGAAGACCTCATTGTTGAGGTAGTGGCAGGCGGGCGGTCATGCTAGTCGAAATGGCGGGCGATGGTAAGGGGACGGGACAGTGAGATTGGTGCAGGCGCAGAAGCTTGGTTCGATCGACGACTACGCGATGGTTGAGCCTCCCGTCCCGAGCCCGGCCAACGGGCAGGTGCTTATCCGGGTCGCAGCGTGCGGGATGGGCTATGTCGACGCGCTGGTCGCGACGGGTGGCTATCAGGTCAAGCCGCCGGTGCCGTTCACCCCGGGCCATGAGATCAGCGGCGTTGTCGAGAGAGTAGGCGCAAGCGTGGACAATGTCCGATCCGGCGACCGGGTGATGGCCTACAGTTTCGGCGGCGGGCTGGCCGAATATGTTGCGGTCCCGGCCGAAATGGTCGAGCGGATTCCCGACTGCATGACGTTGCCGCAAGCCGCGGTGTTCCGAATCAACTACCTGACCGCACTCCACGGACTGGCTGATCGCGCCCAATTGCGCGCCGGCGAGCGGATGCTGGTGTTCGGCGCGGCCGGCGGGGTCGGCACAGCTGCGGTACAGATCGGCCGCATTCTCGGCGCGGAGATAGTCGCTGCGGCCTCGACTGAGGAAAAGCGTGCCTTCGCCAAGGCGCAGGGCGCGCAGCAGGTCATCGACACCGAACCGGATGGCTGGCGCGATCGGCTCAAGGCGCTGTGCGGAGGCAGCGGCCCCACTGTGGTGT
Protein-coding sequences here:
- a CDS encoding NADPH:quinone oxidoreductase family protein, producing the protein MRLVQAQKLGSIDDYAMVEPPVPSPANGQVLIRVAACGMGYVDALVATGGYQVKPPVPFTPGHEISGVVERVGASVDNVRSGDRVMAYSFGGGLAEYVAVPAEMVERIPDCMTLPQAAVFRINYLTALHGLADRAQLRAGERMLVFGAAGGVGTAAVQIGRILGAEIVAAASTEEKRAFAKAQGAQQVIDTEPDGWRDRLKALCGGSGPTVVFDPVCGPLFEAAFRSQAWGGRHLVIGFAGGPIPKLSVNLALMKGSALVGVDVRQLQELEPVRTRDHVDRLLQWVGEGRLCPPVGKTFAFEDYAAAMTNGISGSGPGKAIVRISEDA
- a CDS encoding PLP-dependent aminotransferase family protein, translating into MQTCPDSGDVRGQNALHAIMSVIAKPGDRIACGRFVYPGFLAIAQRMSVELVPLPEMTGDALTRACQDGPISALYVVPTNDNPTTLTLSTEQREDLTRSARLHGIQIIEDDAYGLLSGKPLPPLSKLAPELGWYVLSTSKTISPALRVAFVRVPSAAQALQLAADVHETSVMAPPLNAAVVTTWLRDGSFDRLVSAVRSEASWRSKLASDVLCGNEYACDPQGFHLWLKLPGGVAAADLSQRLSMEGIGAIPSDRFTVGPCREQALRISLGGVAERETLETALKVLDAHVRP
- a CDS encoding MarR family winged helix-turn-helix transcriptional regulator translates to MARKVTTKSAKLEEFLCFAVYSANLAFGRVYRPILDKLGLTYTQYVTLVAMSEEDDQRVGDLGERLFLESNTLTPILKKLEQLGLVERRRDQADERQVRVNLTTAGRKLRQQVEHSASELIEATGLGDDFGKVQQTVAQLRDNLLLATKDT
- a CDS encoding 2Fe-2S iron-sulfur cluster-binding protein, coding for MPKLLVTNRAGVESEVNATAGLSVMENIRDNGFDELLALCGGCCSCATCHIHVDPASADKLGQMSEDENDLLDSSDHRDETSRLSCQLQMTDALDGLRVKIAEED
- a CDS encoding CDGSH iron-sulfur domain-containing protein is translated as MELELVATKNGPYLLTGDLSHLELRDGDGNLYDIAGKSRVFLCRCGASTTKPFCDGQHTKIGFAAAEAAVQAS
- a CDS encoding CoA ester lyase, whose translation is MNTYRPRRSALYVPASSANALIKARALPVDVVIVDLEDAVAPEMKDQARAAAADVLQAGDFGPRALVLRVNGIDTPWGSGDLALAAAGGADAVLVPKIDCPEDLDAYADRLRAAQPKIQLWAMVETCRCIPALPAIAARASDTQLRAFVMGTNDLAKEMRARLTPARTPFHAALSATVQAARAWGLAVLDGVCNEFRDEAVFRAEACQGAEFGFDGKTLIHPAQIAACNEVFSPGADEIAWAAAVIEAFELPENAGKGAISVDGRMTELLHLEQARRVRDIATAISVQR
- a CDS encoding SDR family NAD(P)-dependent oxidoreductase, which produces MTGAASGMGRATAELFAEDGANVIVTDRTLEDAQRVADAISQRGGPARAWALDVADPQAITATVQEAASFFGAIDIVVNNAEISGLLPIDDPDYDDHFHRLMTVLLTSHQRVVRAALPYLRRSDAARIVNIASTEALGATRHDSAYAAAKAGVTGLTRAMAVDLGPAGITVSCICPGPILTGMTEAISAEDRDVFARRRTALRRYGRPEEVAQITLSLCLPSASYITGTTIPVDGGLMARNA
- a CDS encoding Ohr family peroxiredoxin, whose translation is MTAKTVYSGTTHNVGGPEGSTRSADGFLDLQFSDPHPAAENFFGAAWSGCFMGALGLAAAQKKIRLPEAPSVDATIDLLMENGAFFLRAKLDVTVPGVDIEVARELVEIAHDICPYSKATRNNIDVEVNVLEPAYA
- a CDS encoding IS110 family transposase, translated to MEQYIGLDVSMKETAIAIRQDGRRIWRGKCASDPHLLAEVIRKRAPHVHRVVFETGPLSVWFYHTLTTEGIPAGCIDARHAKAALDMAPNKTDANDADGLAHLAEAGFYREVRVKGFDSMLIRTLVNVRRQLLKMRMQISNQIRGVMKTFGLVVPKGAGSVFERNVRTLLEDEEKLAHIVLPMLQAWRDIRVRAAELNSHLVALAREDQRCRQLMSVPGVGTVTATAFVAAVEDPANFKNSRSVGAWIGLTPRRYQSGEVDYEGHISRRGDNQMRHLLFEAAAVILNRTRDTSSLRTWALELKERLGFKRAAVALARKLAVVMHSMLKTGELFDPRAGRSPQADPVDAFCDHASS
- a CDS encoding GntR family transcriptional regulator; the encoded protein is MPSWTPDLTGSPGPKYQAVADALTEAIRRGDLAAGDRIPPQRELAAALGIDLTTVTRGYEIARHRGLIVGKGRQGSFVRDAAKASISAALQVDNGMNTPPVPPGAVLQRAFSNALHTVLGTAGMSELQYQNAGGGQEPRRAGAVLLGRLGLQCKLAQTVVTSGGRMPCTQS
- a CDS encoding DksA/TraR family C4-type zinc finger protein gives rise to the protein MAGGWSRDGAVQDQIDDTVNDAVRGARARMPAGEGLEHCEECGEAIPVRRREALPGVRTCVACQGLRDKAVIHSLINRRGSKDSQLR
- a CDS encoding PRC-barrel domain-containing protein, with product MVDTASEKLSPANAAKLILASRIEEAPVYNKAGERIGHIADLSIDRVSGEVAFAIMSFGGFLGIGRRFHPLPWSLLHFDVERDGYVVPVERQALVDAPHYDADELRALGGPSYKVHYQEVVGYYGILGGPII
- a CDS encoding phage integrase N-terminal SAM-like domain-containing protein yields the protein MTPTIPLPPTPMSPLRRRLIEDMDMRRFTAATQRNYIRDIARSTTFLGRPPDTASAEDLRRYQLEQRETGVTGTTMNAKIAALRFFFTHTVDRPDLARKDSIALARQLLAVAPPANDDTPDEPVDVRPPCPLLRRAHDRHRDLRALAPPARAAVTGKGRSVIRHASSQPSRAASLRDPTAFAPLSPDMARLTASISSLTPIDDRVRHRSRQSARHRAAHRSCRRTSADRPRTVLPIDQRMGPAGSSLGDFRTPTGARNSSRVRPIRSWVSKLHKQPLAWAGPSNGPILSSDRAATCTLGPAKPMRVIQKKAFYPRGESLFLVVSQRRQTRLCWGLYRILFSFGSNTHHITFSLPFILIGRLMLK